GGTTCCCCGGCCATCGAGGCCCGGTTCAGCACGTCGATCCCCGCAATGCGCGCCTGAACCTCCCAGTGCCGCCGCCGATGATAGGCGTCGAGCATCCCGGCGTTGCCGAGGTCGGCCTTGTGATCGGCGGCGAGTTGCAGCAGCACCCGAAGGTCGGCGAGGCTCATGTTCAAGCCCTGCGCACCGATCGGCGGCATCACATGGGCGGCCTCGGCCATCAGCGCCGTCCGCTCGCCCGCCATGCGATCGGCCACCTGGCTGATGATCGGCCAGACGTTGACCTGCGAATTCAGCGCAAGCGGCCCGAGGATGCCGCAGGAGCGGGCGTTCATTGCTGCCTCGAATTCGGGGACGGGCAGGGCGCGCAGGCGCAGCGCCTCCTCCCCCCGCTCCATCCAGACGATGGCCGAGGCGGGCTTGCCCTGGAAATCCGGCAGCGGCACCAGCGTGAAGGGACCGCCCGAGCGGTGAATCTCGGTCGAGACGTTCTGGTGTGGCACCGGATGGGTCACGGTGAAGGCCAGCGCCTTCTGGCCGTAGCGCCGCGTCCGCACGCCGATCCCCAACGCCTCGCGCACCGGAGAGCCGCGCCCGTCCGCGGCCACCAGCAGCCGGGCCGAGATGCGCGTGCCGTCCGACAGCGTCACCAGCGCCTCGCTTTCGCGCGTCAGCACGCCGACGGTCGCCACGCCGGGGCGGAAGTCCACCCGGCGCTCGCTCCGCAGATGCGCGACCATCTCGCGCCGCAGAAGCCAGTTGGGCAGGTTCCAGCCGAAGGGCTGGTCCGAGATGTCGGCCGCGTCGAAGTCCTTGACGACCCGCGGCACCGGCTCCACCCCGCCCGCGTCGATGATCCGCATCACCTGCAAGGGCGCCGCATGGGGCGCCAGACGCGGCCAGAGGCCGGCAGCCTGCAGCAGCGGGATCGAGGGCTGGAGGATCGCGGTGGACCGAAGGTCGGCGCCCTCGGCCTCGGCCGAGGTCACGGGCGGCTGCGGATCGACGCAGATCACCGAATATCCGGCAGCCGAGAAGGCCGCCGCGGCAGTCAGTCCGGCGACGCCGCCGCCGGAGACGAGAATGTCGGTTCCAATCCGGGCCATGGGTCCCCCTTCCATCGCTGGGGAAGCTAGTGGCCGGCGGGCCGGGCGTCCAGATCAGCCGATGGTGATCAGTACGATCAGCGCCATCACGATCGGCACGAAGATCACCGCCGTCAGGCCGAGCGCCACGAGGCCGAAGGTCCAGACGCCAAGCGCGACGGCCGTCGCGAGGATGGCCGCGAAGGCAAAGAGCGCCAGATCCGCGGTGCTCGTCTTCCGCGTGTGCCGCTCCATCGGCGGGATCACGTGGTTCGGCAGTTCGTAGACTTCGGAATAAGCGTTCATGCGGCATCTCCGTTAACGACGGTGTCAGATAGACCGAATCTCCCCCTCCTGGCTAGGACAATGTGCCGCTGCCCTGCGTCTCAGCGTAGCAGCCCGGCCAGAAAGTCCGAGAGGTCGGGCGTGTGATGGTGGATGTGGCGGGCCGGCATGGCCTCGGGCGCCACATGAACGGTTTGCATGCCCATCGCATGCGGCTCCACGAGGTTGCGCGAATCATCCTCGAACATGGCGGCGGTGTCCGGGGCCAGACGGTCGGCCGCGAAGACGGCCTCGAAGGCGCCGCGTTCCGGCTTCGGACGATAGCCGGCATGCTCCACGCCATAGACCGCATCGAAGACGCCGGAGAGGCCGCGGGCGGCCAGAACGCGCTCGGCATAGGGGGCGCAGCCGTTGGTGTAGACGATCTTCCGCCCCGGCAGCGCCCGGATGCGCGCGGCAAGGATCATGTCCTGTTCGAGATGGTCGAGCGAGATGTCGTGGACGTGGCTGAGATAGGGCGCCGGATCGACGCCATGTTCGGCCATCAGGCCCGCGAGCGTGGTGCCGTAGGTCTGCCAGTAGTGTCGCCGCAGACGGTCGGCCTCGGCCTGGACCACGCGAAGCTCGGTCATGACCCAGTCGGTCATGCGCCGCTCGATCTGGTCGAAAAGCCGGGCAGAGGGCGGGTAGAGCGTGTTGTCGAGGTCGAAGACCCAGCCCCGGACGTGAGTGAAGCGATCGGCCACCATGGCGGCAACGGTAGCCGTGCCGGCGCGTTCCGGCAATGCTTTGAGGTTGATCAGCCCGGCCGCTCGCGGATAACGTCGCGCCATTCCTCGTATGTTCGGAAAGGCCGCCTCGCCGTGCAGAAAGATGCCTATACGCTGATTCTCGAGGCGATCGAGGGAGGCGTCTACAAGCCCGGTGACCGGCTGGTCGAATCGGAACTGGCCGAGCGGCTGGGCGTGTCGCGCACGCCGGTGCGCGAGGCGCTGCAGCGGCTGGAGACCCAGTCGATGTTGACGCGCGACGGGCGCAGCCTGATCGTGGCCTCGCTGGACCACAACCAGCTGGCGGAACTCTATGCGGTGCGGACCGAACTCGAGGGGCTGGCCGCGCGGCTTGCCGCCCGCCACGCCACCGACGAGGAGATCCGTGTGCTGCGCGGCATGGTCGAGGACGACCGGACGCTGCTCGGTGGCGATCCGCGCGCGCTGAGCCGGGCGAACAAGCGGTTCCACAAGCAGATCCACCTTGCCTCGCACAACCGGTTCCTGGTGCAGCAGCTCGACCTCGTGCACCGGTCGATGGCGTTGATGGCCACCACCTCCTTCGCGGCCGAGGGTCGCGACGAGGTGGCGATGGCCGAGCATGACCAGATCGTGCAGGCGATCGAGGCGCGCGACGGGGATGCGGCCTATGCCGCGCTGCGCAACCACATCTCGAAGGCGTTCGAGACCCGGCTCAGGGTCGATGCGGGCGAGCTGCGGATGCGCTGAGCCGCACGGGCGGGTCGAAGAGGCCGTGGCGCGTCTTGTCCCAGTAGAAGGGGGCGGTCAGCAACTCCCACAGCGCCTTGTAGGCCGCGAAGGTCGCCAGCGGGTTGTAGAGGTGCATCGTCAGCACCCACAGCGGGTTCAGCCGGTGCCGGGTCTGTTGCAGGGCGAGGATGCCCGTGACCACCGCGACTGATTCGGCAAGCAGGAGAAGCGCGACCATCGCCCAGATCGCCGGTGCGGGCAGGGTCGCCGCCACCGGATGCGGCAGGCCGAGCGCGAGCAGCCAGAACGACCACAGCAGCGGCGCCAGCACCGTCTGCGACAGCGAGCCGAGGAACATCACCTGGAACCCCGCGAAGCGCCGCGGACCCAGTTGCCGCCAGAGCAGCGCCGGATCGCGCATGTGCACGGCCCAGGTCATCATGAAGCCCTTGAGCCAGCGCGAGCGTTGCTTGATCCAGGGGATGGCGCGGCAGTTCGCCTCTTCCTCGGTCACGGTGGCGACAAGCTCCGTCCGGTAGCCGTGCCGCGCGAGACGGATGCCGAGGTCGGCATCCTCGGTGACGTTGTGCGCGTCCCACGCCCCCAGATCCTCCAGCGCGGCGCGGCGGAAAAAGAGGGTCGTTCCCCCCAGCGGCACCGCGAGCCCCAGCCGGTCCACCCCGGGCAGCATCAGCCGCCACCAGGCGGCGTATTCGATGGTGAAGCAGCGCGACAGCCAGTTGGTGCGCGGGTTGTAGTAGTCGAGCTGGCCCTGAAGACAGGCCACCTGCGAGCCGCGACGGCTGAAGCCCTCGACGATCCGGCGGATCTGGTCGGGCTCGGGGGAATCCTCGGCGTCATAGACCCCGATGATCGAGCCGCGGCAATGGTCAAGCGCCACGTTCAGCGCGCGGGGCTTGGTCCGGATCTGGCCTGCGGGCGAGACGACGATTCGCATCCAGGGCGGCAGCCGGGCCGCATCCAGTGCGGCGCGGGTCCGTCGGTCGCAGGCCTCGACGACCAGCAGGATCTCCAGCCGGTCGCGTGGATAGTCGAGCCGGCCGAGCCGCGCGACGAGGCGGCCGGCGATGTCCTCCTCGTGGTAAAGCGCGACGATGATCGACACCATCGGCAGCCGGGCCAAGGTGGGCGCGGGTGGTAATGGCGGCGCCCGGCGCAGGGCGGCGATGGCTGCGGCAATCCGGAGAAGGGTGCTGCAGACCAGCGTGATCAGAGTCCAGAGCGTAAGGATCAGCAGGACCGCCTGCGGCGCCAGCGCGAGGCCCGCGGCAAGGCCCAGCACCGCGCCGAGCGTGAGCTGGCGCATCCGTGCCGGCCGCCAGTCGCGGCAGCTTTCAGGCGCCGCGACGCGGGCTTCGGCCGCTGCGCCGATGACCTGGGCGCGACAGGCCACCACGGCGGCCTCGATCTCGGAGCGCGAGGCGAGGGCGGGGATCACCCGGCCGAACAGTTCCTGCAGCCGCGGACCCTGCCGCAGGAACGTTTCGGGCGTTGAGGCTGCGACGAGGGTCGCGTCGCCGATGCGTTGGCTGGGCAGCAGCGCCTCGCGCAGGCAGGTCCGGACGCCAAGCCGGTCGACCAGCCGCGGATCCGGCGGCGCGACCGCGGGATGCAGCACCGCCATGCCGCTGCGCCGGGCCAGGATCTCGCAGACCTCGGCCTCGTCCAGCGCGCCTTCGGCCAGGAGCATCTCTGCCAGGGGCGCCTGGCGGCCGGCACCGTCGCTGAGCGCCTTCATGATGCGGTGTGGCGCGACCTGCCCCTCGCGCAGGAGCATCACGCCAAGAGCCTCGGCCGGCGGCGGGGCCGCCGCCACCTCTGCCGCTGGCGGGGAGGATCGCCGCGCGAGGGGCAGGAGACGGGGCGGAGCGGGCACGTCATGGCCTTTCGATGGATGCCGCACCATCGCCGGAACTGGTTAAGAACGCGTAAAGCGCCGCCGAGCGGGCTTCAGAAGGCCGCGCCGAAGAACATGGTGGCGGCCGTCTCGCCCGGCGGCGCGATGGTTGCCGGACCCGTTGCGACCGGCGGCAGCGCGCCCCCGGGAGGCACCGTGCCAAGACCCGATTCGGCGGCCGTCAGCACGACGACGCGGGTGCCGGGCGCCACGCGGTTGTAGAGGTGCACGATGTCCTGGTTGAACAGCCGGATGCAGCCAGCCGAGGTGGCATTGCCGATCGAGGACGGCTCGCTCGTGCCGTGGATCCGGTAGTAGGTGTCCCTGCCGTTGCGGTGCAGGTAGAGCGCCCGCGCGCCCAGCGGATTGGACAGGCCACCCTCCATCCCCTCGGCCCAGGGCCCGTATTGCGCGGGGTCCTCGGCGATCATGTCCTTGGTCGGGATCCAGCGCGGCCATTCGCGCTTGATCGGGATCACGGCATCTCCCGAGAAGCCGCGGCCCTCGCGGCCGACCGCCACGGCATAGCGTGTCGCCCGGAATCCCGGCTCGACGAGATAGAGGTAGCGGGCAAAGGGATCGACGACGATGGTTCCGGGCGGCTCGGCGCTCCAGTAATCGACCTCGCGGCGGATGTTGCGCTCGACCAGGTATTGCGGCGGTATGGCGGGGATGATCCGCTCGCCATCCACCATCGGGCCATACATGGCTGCCGCCTCGGGCGAGGTACCGGTCGCGAGCGCGGCACGATCCGGGGGCGGCTCGCTGGCGCAGGCCGCGACGAGGGCGAGCGCGGTCAGGGCCGGCAGGAGGCGGCGGGCGAGGGTGCTGGTCATCGGCTTGTCCTTGTTCCACGGGCGAGGCCGGCGGTGCACCGGGCTGCGCGTCCGATGCCTGCGGCCAGCCGCTCCTTGTGGAAAATGAAGGAGATCGCCTTTGGTTCCGATTGCGGCCGGGCAGGGTGCCGTCGGCGCATCCTGCCCGCTGCGCCGAAGCCGGGGTGTCGCGTGCCCCGTCCTCGCGGGGCGGGCTCAGGCGGCGCGGCGGGCGCGCATCGCCGCGGCGAAGCGATCGAACAGGTAATAGCTGTCCTGCGGGCCGGGGCTCGCCTCGGGGTGATACTGCACCGAGAAGACCGGCCGGTCCTCCATGCGGATGCCGCAGTTCGAGCCGTCGAACAGGCTCACATGCGTTTCCTTCACGCCAGCCGGCAGCGTCTGGCTGTCGACGGTGAAGCCGTGGTTCATCGAGGTGATCTCGACCTTGCCGGTCTCGAGGTCCTTCACCGGATGGTTCGCGCCGTGGTGGCCGTGGTTCATCTTCACGGTGCGCGCGCCAAGGGCGAGGGCCAGCATCTGGTGGCCGAGGCAGATGCCGAACACCGGCAGGTCCTTTTCGAGCACGCCCCGGATCATCGGCACGGCATAGGCGCCGGTGGCAGCCGGGTCGCCGGGACCGTTCGAGAGGAAGACCCCGTCGGGGTTCAGCGCCAGCACGTCCTCGGCCGTGGCGGTGGCCGGCAGCACGGTCACGTCGCAGCCGGCAGAGGCGAGGCAGCGCAGGATGTTGCGCTTGGCGCCATAGTCGATCGCCACGACCTTCAGCCCCGGCTCGGTGCGCTTGGCATAGCCCTCGGGCCAGGCCCACCGCATCTCGTCCCAGCGATAGCTCTGCGTGCAGGTGACGTCCTTCGCGAGATCGAGGCCGACCAGCCCGCGCCAGGCGCGGGCCCTGGCCACCAGCGCCGCGATGTCGAACCTGCCCTCGGGGTCGTGCGCCAGCGCCACGTGCGGCGCCCCCTGCTGGCGGATCGCACGCGTCAGCCGGCGCGTGTCGATGCCGCCGATGCAGATCCGGCCACGAGCCAGCAGCCACTGCGTGAGCTCGCCCGTGGCGCGCCAGTTCGACGGCTCGGTCGGGTCCCATTTCACCACCATGCCGGCCGCGACCGGCTGGGCGGTCTCGTCATCCTCGGGTGTGACGCCGACGTTGCCGACATGCGGGAAGGTGAAGGTCACGATCTGGCCGGCATAGGAGGGATCGGTCATGATCTCCTGGTAGCCGGTCATGGCGGTGTTGAAGACAAGCTCGGCCACCGTCTCGCCCACGGCGCCGAAGCCCTTGCCGTAGAAGACGGTGCCGTCGGCGAGGGCGAGGCAGGCGGTGGGCTTCGTGGTGGGGCTGGCGGCGGCCATGGCGCGACTCCTTGGCAAAATCTGGCGGACACTAAGGGCTGCGCCAGGCGCGGTCAAGGCCAGGGTCGAAATGACTTCTTCAATGAAATCAGGATTTTGGTCAATGGTGCCGCAGTTGTGTCGGCACCCCCTTGGCTGTAATGTGCGGTCTTCGCACAGCCATGGAGATGGATGACGATGACTCTGCGGGAGCGCCTTCAGGAGGGCATGAAGGAGGCGATGCGCGCCAGGCAGCCCGACCGGCTGTCGACGCTGCGCCTGATCAACGCCGCCATCAAGGATCGTGACATCGCCGCACGGGTGGACGGCGCGGCGGGCATGGTGCCCGACAGCGAGATCACCGCGATCCTCGGCCGGATGGTGCGCCAGCGCATCGAAAGCGCCCGCGCCTACGAGGAGGGCGGCCGTCTCGAACTGGCCGAGAAGGAACGCGCCGAGATCGCGGTCATCGAGGAGTTCCTGCCCCGGCAGCTCGATCCCGCCGAGATCGACGCCGCCATCGCGGTTGCCATCGCCGAGGTCGGGGCGACCACGATCCGCGACATGGGCAAGGTCATGGCCGAGCTGAAGGCCCGTTACACCGGGCAGATGGACTTCGGCGCCGTGGGGCCGATGGTCAAGGACCGGCTCGGCTGACCTGCGCGCCACGGCGCGGAGAGGGCGTCGCCCGCTCCGCCTTCCGTGGCAACGCGGCGCAAGGGGCCTCGATGGCCCCGCAGCGCCGCACCCTCCGCGTCCGGTCCCGCGGGGGGCGGCTTGCGCGAGACGCTCAATGCGCCAGCGACCGGTCCCAGTCCTTGCGCTTGGGCAGGTTCTCGAACGTGTGCTCGGGCGGCGGCGAGGGCAGCGTCCATTCCAGCGTGTCGGCGTGCTCGTTCCAGTAGTTGTTCACCGTCACCCGTGCGCCGCGGGTCAGGGTGTAGAACACCACGCCCAGGAAGAACAGGAACGAGGCGAAGGACAGGAAGGCGCCCAGCGACGAGACCATGTTCCAGGTGGCGAATGCCTCGGGATAGTCGATGTAGCGCCGCGGCATGCCCTGCCGGCCCAGGAAGTGCTGCGGAAAGAAGGTGAGGTTCGAGCCGATGAACATCATCCAGAAATGCAGCTTGCCCGCCCATTCCGGATACTGCCGCCCCGACATCTTGCCGATCCAGAAATAGATCCCGGCGAAGATGCCGAACACCGCGCCAAGGCTCATCACGTAATGGAAATGCGCCACCACGTAGTAGGTGTCGTGATAGTAGCGGTCCACGCTCGCCTGGCTGAGGACGATCCCCGTGACCCCGCCCACGGTGAACAGGAAAAGGAAGCCGAGCGCCCACAGCATCGGCGTCCGCAGGTCGATCGAGCCGCCCCACATGGTGGCGATCCACGAGAAGATCTTGATGCCCGTGGGCACCGCGATCACCATGGTCGCCATCATGAAATAGCTCTGCTGCGTCAGGCTCAGGCCCGCCGTATACATGTGGTGCGCCCAGACCACGAAGCCCAGGACGCCGATCGCCACCATCGCATAGACCATCGGCAGATAGCCGAAGATCGGCTTTCTCGCGAAGGTCGCGATCACGTGGCTGACGATGCCGAAGGCCGGCAGGACGATGATATAGACCTCGGGGTGGCCGAAGAACCACAGGATGTGCTGGTAGAGCACCGGGTCGCCGCCGCCCGAGGGCTGGAAGAACGTGGTGCCGAAGTTGCGATCCGTGAGCAGCATGGTGATGGCACCGGCAAGCACCGGAAGCGCCAGCAGGATGAGCCAGGCGGTGACGAAGATCGACCAGGCGAACAGTGGCACCTTGTGCATCGTCATGCCGGGCGCGCGCATGTTGAGGAAGGTGGTGATCATGTTGATCGCGCCAAGGATCGACGAGGCGCCCGAGAGGTGCACCGCGAAGATCGCGAGGTCGGTCGAATAGCCCGACTCGGACGTCGAGAGCGGCGGATAGAGCACCCAGCCGATCCCCGAGCCCAGTTGCCCGTTGCCGCCCGGCGCAAACAGCGAGGCCACCGCCAGCGACGTGCCGGCCACATAGAGCCAGTAGGACAGGTTGTTCATCCGCGGGAAGGCCATGTCCGGCGCGCCGATGTGCAGCGGCATGAAATAGTTGCCGAAACCCCCGAAGAGCGCGGGGATTACCACGAAGAACATCATCAGGATGCCGTGCGCGGTGATCATCACGTTCCAGACGTGACCGTTCGGCGTGCAGTTCTCGATCGCCGACGGCCAGAGCGACTGCACGAAGCCGCGGACGAAGCCCGACTCCAGATGCTCGGCGCACATGAACTGCACGCCCGGCGCCATCAGCTCCATCCGCATGTAGACGGTGAAGGCGACCGAGATCAGCCCGACGAGGCCGCCGGTGAAGAGGTAGAGGATCCCGATGTCCTTGTGGTTGGTCGACATGAACCAGCGGGTGAAGAATCCCCTCCGCTCGTGCTCGTGGCCATGGATGGCTGCATCGGCCATAGGCTCGCCTCCCGCGTGCAGTGTTTCGGTTCCGGCTCGCGCCAGCGGAACGGTTCACCGGCGCCTTCCGCCCAAAGCTAGAGCGGCGGGCGGTTGCCGGCAACTTCGCACTTTGATCTGGATCAAGAAAACCGGCCAGTCCGCATTTGGTTGGAGCGGCATGGCGACGCAGCGTCAGTCGGCAAAATTCCGGGGAAAGGTGCGGGCAAGGGCGGCGTCGAGGTCTCCCATGGTGACCGGAAGGCCGAGATCGACAAGGCTCGTCACGCCATGTTCACGGATGCCGCAGGGCACGATCCCCTCGAAATGCGCGAGATCCGGTTCCACATTGATCGACAGGCCGTGAAAACTGACCCAGCGGCGGAGCTTCACCCCGATGGCGGCGATCTTGTCCTCGCGCGGGATGCCGTCGGGACCCGGGGCCCTGTCAGGCCGCACCACCCAGACGCCGACCCGGCCGGCGCGCCGCTCGCCCTTCACGTTGAACTCGGCCAGCGTGTCGATCACCCATTGCTCGAGCGCGCAGACGAAGCGGCGCACGTCGCGGC
This portion of the Rhodobacter sp. CZR27 genome encodes:
- a CDS encoding glycosyltransferase, translated to MPAPPRLLPLARRSSPPAAEVAAAPPPAEALGVMLLREGQVAPHRIMKALSDGAGRQAPLAEMLLAEGALDEAEVCEILARRSGMAVLHPAVAPPDPRLVDRLGVRTCLREALLPSQRIGDATLVAASTPETFLRQGPRLQELFGRVIPALASRSEIEAAVVACRAQVIGAAAEARVAAPESCRDWRPARMRQLTLGAVLGLAAGLALAPQAVLLILTLWTLITLVCSTLLRIAAAIAALRRAPPLPPAPTLARLPMVSIIVALYHEEDIAGRLVARLGRLDYPRDRLEILLVVEACDRRTRAALDAARLPPWMRIVVSPAGQIRTKPRALNVALDHCRGSIIGVYDAEDSPEPDQIRRIVEGFSRRGSQVACLQGQLDYYNPRTNWLSRCFTIEYAAWWRLMLPGVDRLGLAVPLGGTTLFFRRAALEDLGAWDAHNVTEDADLGIRLARHGYRTELVATVTEEEANCRAIPWIKQRSRWLKGFMMTWAVHMRDPALLWRQLGPRRFAGFQVMFLGSLSQTVLAPLLWSFWLLALGLPHPVAATLPAPAIWAMVALLLLAESVAVVTGILALQQTRHRLNPLWVLTMHLYNPLATFAAYKALWELLTAPFYWDKTRHGLFDPPVRLSASAARPHRP
- the carA gene encoding glutamine-hydrolyzing carbamoyl-phosphate synthase small subunit; this translates as MAAASPTTKPTACLALADGTVFYGKGFGAVGETVAELVFNTAMTGYQEIMTDPSYAGQIVTFTFPHVGNVGVTPEDDETAQPVAAGMVVKWDPTEPSNWRATGELTQWLLARGRICIGGIDTRRLTRAIRQQGAPHVALAHDPEGRFDIAALVARARAWRGLVGLDLAKDVTCTQSYRWDEMRWAWPEGYAKRTEPGLKVVAIDYGAKRNILRCLASAGCDVTVLPATATAEDVLALNPDGVFLSNGPGDPAATGAYAVPMIRGVLEKDLPVFGICLGHQMLALALGARTVKMNHGHHGANHPVKDLETGKVEITSMNHGFTVDSQTLPAGVKETHVSLFDGSNCGIRMEDRPVFSVQYHPEASPGPQDSYYLFDRFAAAMRARRAA
- a CDS encoding UbiH/UbiF family hydroxylase; translated protein: MARIGTDILVSGGGVAGLTAAAAFSAAGYSVICVDPQPPVTSAEAEGADLRSTAILQPSIPLLQAAGLWPRLAPHAAPLQVMRIIDAGGVEPVPRVVKDFDAADISDQPFGWNLPNWLLRREMVAHLRSERRVDFRPGVATVGVLTRESEALVTLSDGTRISARLLVAADGRGSPVREALGIGVRTRRYGQKALAFTVTHPVPHQNVSTEIHRSGGPFTLVPLPDFQGKPASAIVWMERGEEALRLRALPVPEFEAAMNARSCGILGPLALNSQVNVWPIISQVADRMAGERTALMAEAAHVMPPIGAQGLNMSLADLRVLLQLAADHKADLGNAGMLDAYHRRRHWEVQARIAGIDVLNRASMAGEPAWRDLRAKLLDAMYGSAPVRRTLMRAGLGVR
- the ctaD gene encoding cytochrome c oxidase subunit I, coding for MADAAIHGHEHERRGFFTRWFMSTNHKDIGILYLFTGGLVGLISVAFTVYMRMELMAPGVQFMCAEHLESGFVRGFVQSLWPSAIENCTPNGHVWNVMITAHGILMMFFVVIPALFGGFGNYFMPLHIGAPDMAFPRMNNLSYWLYVAGTSLAVASLFAPGGNGQLGSGIGWVLYPPLSTSESGYSTDLAIFAVHLSGASSILGAINMITTFLNMRAPGMTMHKVPLFAWSIFVTAWLILLALPVLAGAITMLLTDRNFGTTFFQPSGGGDPVLYQHILWFFGHPEVYIIVLPAFGIVSHVIATFARKPIFGYLPMVYAMVAIGVLGFVVWAHHMYTAGLSLTQQSYFMMATMVIAVPTGIKIFSWIATMWGGSIDLRTPMLWALGFLFLFTVGGVTGIVLSQASVDRYYHDTYYVVAHFHYVMSLGAVFGIFAGIYFWIGKMSGRQYPEWAGKLHFWMMFIGSNLTFFPQHFLGRQGMPRRYIDYPEAFATWNMVSSLGAFLSFASFLFFLGVVFYTLTRGARVTVNNYWNEHADTLEWTLPSPPPEHTFENLPKRKDWDRSLAH
- a CDS encoding pyrimidine 5'-nucleotidase, whose translation is MVADRFTHVRGWVFDLDNTLYPPSARLFDQIERRMTDWVMTELRVVQAEADRLRRHYWQTYGTTLAGLMAEHGVDPAPYLSHVHDISLDHLEQDMILAARIRALPGRKIVYTNGCAPYAERVLAARGLSGVFDAVYGVEHAGYRPKPERGAFEAVFAADRLAPDTAAMFEDDSRNLVEPHAMGMQTVHVAPEAMPARHIHHHTPDLSDFLAGLLR
- a CDS encoding GntR family transcriptional regulator, which translates into the protein MQKDAYTLILEAIEGGVYKPGDRLVESELAERLGVSRTPVREALQRLETQSMLTRDGRSLIVASLDHNQLAELYAVRTELEGLAARLAARHATDEEIRVLRGMVEDDRTLLGGDPRALSRANKRFHKQIHLASHNRFLVQQLDLVHRSMALMATTSFAAEGRDEVAMAEHDQIVQAIEARDGDAAYAALRNHISKAFETRLRVDAGELRMR
- a CDS encoding GatB/YqeY domain-containing protein, which codes for MTLRERLQEGMKEAMRARQPDRLSTLRLINAAIKDRDIAARVDGAAGMVPDSEITAILGRMVRQRIESARAYEEGGRLELAEKERAEIAVIEEFLPRQLDPAEIDAAIAVAIAEVGATTIRDMGKVMAELKARYTGQMDFGAVGPMVKDRLG
- the lipB gene encoding lipoyl(octanoyl) transferase LipB — translated: MTTSGPEWTVLPGLSPYAETLAAMEARAARIRAGEAPEAVWLLEHPPLYTAGTSARAEDLVDPDRFPVHVAGRGGQYTYHGPGQRVVYVMLDLDRRGRDVRRFVCALEQWVIDTLAEFNVKGERRAGRVGVWVVRPDRAPGPDGIPREDKIAAIGVKLRRWVSFHGLSINVEPDLAHFEGIVPCGIREHGVTSLVDLGLPVTMGDLDAALARTFPRNFAD
- a CDS encoding L,D-transpeptidase, which translates into the protein MTSTLARRLLPALTALALVAACASEPPPDRAALATGTSPEAAAMYGPMVDGERIIPAIPPQYLVERNIRREVDYWSAEPPGTIVVDPFARYLYLVEPGFRATRYAVAVGREGRGFSGDAVIPIKREWPRWIPTKDMIAEDPAQYGPWAEGMEGGLSNPLGARALYLHRNGRDTYYRIHGTSEPSSIGNATSAGCIRLFNQDIVHLYNRVAPGTRVVVLTAAESGLGTVPPGGALPPVATGPATIAPPGETAATMFFGAAF